The following are encoded together in the Ignisphaera sp. genome:
- a CDS encoding chromatin protein Cren7, with translation MACTKPVKVKLPDGGEKELVPKKVWSLSPKGRKGVKIGLFQDPASGKYFRAKVPDDYPECS, from the coding sequence ATGGCCTGTACAAAGCCTGTTAAAGTTAAGCTGCCTGATGGTGGGGAGAAGGAGCTGGTTCCAAAGAAGGTTTGGAGCCTGTCTCCAAAGGGTAGGAAAGGGGTTAAGATAGGCCTATTCCAAGACCCAGCATCAGGAAAATACTTCAGAGCAAAAGTACCAGACGACTACCCAGAATGCAGCTAA